GGACCGGATCGTTCAGTGCGGCCTGATCCAGGGTTACCCCGACGGCACCTACCGCGGCAACCAGAACCTGACCCGCTACGAAGCTGCCCTGATCTTCTACCGCGCCCTCCAGACCGGCGCGCTCAGCAACTGCGGCCTGAGCCAGGAAGACATGACGGCCGTCGCCAACGGCATGCAGGAAGTCAGCACCGAACTGGCCGCCATCGCCAGCCGCGTGACCGACCTCGAGAAACTCACCGCCGACCAGCAGGCCCGCATCGACGCCCTGGAAGCCAAGATCGAAGGCATGGGCGCCGGCGCTGCCAGCACCGACACCGCTGCCATGACCGCCCGCATCGACGCGCTCGAAGCGGCCATCCGCAACATCCCCGCCGGTCCCCAGGGTCCGGCCGGTCCCGCTGGCCCTGCCGGCCCCGTCGGCCCCCAGGGCCCTGCCGGCCCCGCCGGGACGAGCGCCAGCGGCACCGTGACCACCACCCCCAGCACGCCCGCGACCGGTACTGTGGTGATCGGGGACACCGCTCCTGCCACCAGCATGGCCCAGCGTGACCTGTACGTCGGCATCAACGGCGGCGTGAAGGGTGCCGCCACCGGCTCCGAGTGCCGCAGCGTGGACGGCAAGAACACGGCGGTCGGCTATTGCTTCAGCGGCGGCGCCGTGATCGGCAAGAGCAACGTGATCGGCCCGGTCGGCGTGCGCGTCGCCGGCGACTACCAGCCCGGCTACAACGCCATCAGCGGCGACGTCAGTGCCACCTACGACATCAGCACCGGCAGCAACCTGACCCCCTACGTGGGCGCCGGTCTGGGCCTCACCAGCAGCCAGAAGCGTAACGACACCACCAAGAACGAGTCCGACGTGTACGTCAACGCCGTGCTGGGTGCCGACTACCGCATCACCGACAGCATCTCCGCCTACGTCGAAGGCGGCGGCAAGTACTACCTGAGCAACAAGGGCTACGGCACCGGCCTGGCCACCGCCGACAAGAGCGGCTTCAACCTCGGCGCGAAAGCCGGCGTGAAGTTCTTCTTCTGAACCTGAGCACTCCCGCGATCTGATCACCGGATCGCAGGCAGCAGGAGCGGCTCCCACCACGGGGGCCGCCCCTGTCGTATTCCCCGCAGCCTGATGGAAGCGCCCCAGCTTCCTTTCGCGCTGCTGGCCGCGCGGTAGACTGACGGTCATGCGCCTCGTCTCCTTCCTTCAGGTGCTGTTACTGCTCGGCATCGCCGCCTACCTGGCGCTGTTCGCGCTGGAAAATCCCGCTCTGGTGCGTCTGCCCCTGCCGTTCGGCCGGGGTGAACTGACCGTCTCGGTCGGCGTGAGCGTCAGCCTGTTCCTGCTGCTGGGCGCGACCTTCATGGCGCTGCTGCTGCTGCCCGGCCTGTGGCGCGAACGCCAGCGCCGTCACCGTGAGGCC
The DNA window shown above is from Deinococcus sp. LM3 and carries:
- a CDS encoding lipopolysaccharide assembly protein LapA domain-containing protein produces the protein MRLVSFLQVLLLLGIAAYLALFALENPALVRLPLPFGRGELTVSVGVSVSLFLLLGATFMALLLLPGLWRERQRRHREARERRAAEDRLTATLQARLGAMLPLTSEPAEQEPA
- a CDS encoding S-layer homology domain-containing protein, giving the protein MRKSLIIASTLALSLGAASAQTATTTAAPAQVTLSDVPAGHWAKDAVDRIVQCGLIQGYPDGTYRGNQNLTRYEAALIFYRALQTGALSNCGLSQEDMTAVANGMQEVSTELAAIASRVTDLEKLTADQQARIDALEAKIEGMGAGAASTDTAAMTARIDALEAAIRNIPAGPQGPAGPAGPAGPVGPQGPAGPAGTSASGTVTTTPSTPATGTVVIGDTAPATSMAQRDLYVGINGGVKGAATGSECRSVDGKNTAVGYCFSGGAVIGKSNVIGPVGVRVAGDYQPGYNAISGDVSATYDISTGSNLTPYVGAGLGLTSSQKRNDTTKNESDVYVNAVLGADYRITDSISAYVEGGGKYYLSNKGYGTGLATADKSGFNLGAKAGVKFFF